A part of Melittangium boletus DSM 14713 genomic DNA contains:
- a CDS encoding HEAT repeat domain-containing protein — MKRLLTASCLSLALLVSGCEVDPSSPEHWGKRLGKARRTQDKIRVVETLRSSGRLTAAFLPLLHEQLGPQHKAELRASVVRALGDMKEPASLEPLTRAVDLGATDPATHQLNKEVALALGGLGDARAIPVLLRLLGSTDPFTRIAAVESLGALRAREAVEPLCQLALDDEVAPFLNRKAIEALGRIGDARAVPTLVRTLTKERQGLTFYTESAFSLFQVGAPSGDALLEVLEGRDAGLSSKAAQVLGDLRDHRAEGALLRQLAFTHEQPQVQVLVRTHAADALARLRAAAAVKPLAAMLSDPEPDVLPRYAFALARLGGREALPALEKAAEERSGDAREAALQALTMLGDARELPVLERLAALPSKCPPCEEDEASAQRKAEVLAGHRARLAAAKECGTQTACWAGKLGDSEPAVVERAALEVGRSHSAAHVGALLARVTEKNPETRAALLLAASWLLEDAQDARVPARSTLPTLERQLSDEKGRMDYARVNEELRRLVVRLR; from the coding sequence ATGAAACGTCTTCTCACCGCCTCGTGTCTGTCGCTCGCGCTCCTCGTCTCCGGATGCGAGGTGGACCCCTCCTCCCCGGAGCATTGGGGCAAGCGCCTGGGCAAGGCCCGGCGCACCCAGGACAAGATCCGCGTGGTGGAGACCCTGCGAAGCTCGGGCCGGCTCACCGCGGCCTTCCTGCCCTTGCTGCACGAGCAGCTCGGTCCCCAGCACAAGGCCGAGCTCCGGGCCTCGGTGGTGCGCGCCCTCGGCGACATGAAGGAGCCGGCGTCGCTCGAGCCCCTGACGCGCGCGGTCGACCTGGGCGCCACGGACCCGGCCACCCACCAGTTGAACAAGGAAGTGGCCCTGGCGCTGGGTGGACTGGGGGACGCGAGGGCCATCCCGGTGCTGCTGCGGCTGCTCGGGAGCACGGATCCCTTCACCCGGATCGCCGCCGTGGAGTCCCTGGGGGCGCTGCGCGCGCGCGAGGCCGTGGAGCCCCTGTGCCAGCTCGCCCTGGACGACGAGGTGGCCCCCTTCCTGAACCGCAAGGCCATCGAGGCGCTGGGACGCATCGGAGATGCCCGGGCGGTGCCAACGCTCGTGCGGACGTTGACGAAGGAGCGCCAGGGGCTGACCTTCTACACGGAGAGCGCCTTCTCGCTCTTCCAGGTGGGAGCCCCCTCGGGGGATGCGCTGCTCGAGGTGCTGGAGGGCAGGGACGCCGGGCTGTCCTCCAAGGCGGCCCAGGTGCTCGGAGACCTGAGGGATCATCGCGCGGAAGGAGCGCTGTTGCGCCAGCTCGCGTTCACCCATGAGCAACCCCAGGTCCAGGTGCTCGTGCGGACCCACGCGGCGGATGCACTGGCCCGGCTGCGCGCCGCGGCGGCGGTGAAGCCCCTGGCGGCGATGCTGTCCGACCCCGAGCCGGACGTACTCCCACGGTACGCCTTCGCGCTGGCGCGGCTGGGCGGACGCGAGGCCCTGCCCGCGCTGGAAAAGGCCGCCGAGGAGCGCAGCGGCGACGCGCGCGAGGCGGCGCTCCAGGCGCTGACGATGCTGGGAGACGCCCGGGAGCTGCCCGTCCTCGAGCGGCTGGCGGCGCTGCCCTCGAAATGCCCCCCGTGCGAGGAGGACGAGGCGAGCGCCCAGAGGAAGGCGGAAGTGCTCGCCGGACACCGCGCGCGGCTGGCGGCGGCGAAGGAGTGCGGCACGCAAACGGCCTGTTGGGCGGGAAAGCTCGGCGACTCCGAGCCCGCGGTGGTGGAGCGCGCGGCGCTGGAGGTGGGCCGAAGCCATTCAGCGGCGCACGTGGGCGCGTTGCTGGCACGGGTGACGGAGAAGAACCCGGAGACCCGCGCGGCCCTGCTGCTCGCCGCGAGCTGGCTGCTGGAGGACGCCCAGGACGCGAGAGTCCCGGCCCGGAGCACCCTGCCCACGCTGGAGCGGCAGCTCTCCGACGAGAAAGGCCGGATGGACTACGCACGGGTGAACGAGGAACTGCGGCGGCTGGTGGTCCGGCTGCGCTGA
- the fmt gene encoding methionyl-tRNA formyltransferase: MTRPRIVFMGTPEFAVPSLAALFELGDVVAVVTQPDKPKGRGQALAISPVKAYALERGVPVLQPQKLRTPPFSEVLREYKPDVAVVTAYGKILPKDLLDTPTRGCLNVHASLLPRFRGAAPIQWAIAHGDTETGVALMVMDVGLDTGPVLAEKRLPIAPDETSATLHDKLSSLGGALLREHLPAYLRGELTPRPQPEEGMVLAPIISKEEGKLDFTRSAVELERRLRAFTPWPGAFTTLEGKLFKVHRAKVGTGRGEPGTVVSAGPQGLEVACGEGSLVLLEVQPEGKRVMPVGDFLSGRKLAPGSRPFET, translated from the coding sequence ATGACCCGTCCTCGAATCGTGTTCATGGGCACGCCGGAATTCGCCGTGCCCTCCCTGGCCGCCCTCTTCGAGCTTGGCGACGTGGTGGCCGTCGTCACCCAACCGGACAAGCCCAAGGGCCGGGGCCAGGCGCTCGCCATCTCCCCGGTGAAGGCCTACGCGCTCGAGCGCGGGGTGCCCGTGTTGCAGCCCCAGAAATTGCGCACGCCGCCCTTCTCCGAGGTTCTGCGCGAGTACAAGCCCGACGTCGCCGTGGTGACGGCCTACGGGAAGATCCTCCCCAAGGACCTGCTCGACACGCCCACCCGGGGCTGCCTCAACGTGCACGCCTCGCTCCTGCCGCGCTTCCGGGGCGCCGCGCCCATCCAGTGGGCCATCGCCCATGGGGACACGGAGACGGGCGTGGCCCTGATGGTGATGGACGTGGGCCTGGACACCGGGCCGGTGCTGGCCGAGAAGCGGCTGCCCATCGCTCCCGACGAGACGAGTGCCACCCTGCATGACAAGCTGTCCTCGCTGGGGGGCGCGCTCCTGCGCGAGCACCTGCCCGCGTACCTGCGCGGAGAGCTCACGCCGAGGCCCCAGCCGGAGGAGGGCATGGTGCTCGCGCCCATCATCTCCAAGGAGGAGGGCAAGCTCGACTTCACCCGGTCCGCCGTGGAGTTGGAGCGGCGGCTGCGTGCGTTCACCCCTTGGCCGGGCGCCTTCACGACGCTGGAGGGCAAGCTCTTCAAGGTGCACCGGGCGAAGGTGGGCACGGGCCGTGGCGAGCCGGGCACGGTGGTGTCCGCGGGTCCCCAAGGGCTGGAGGTGGCGTGCGGCGAGGGCTCCCTGGTGCTGCTGGAGGTGCAGCCCGAGGGCAAACGGGTCATGCCGGTGGGGGATTTCCTCTCGGGCCGCAAGCTGGCGCCGGGCAGCCGGCCCTTCGAGACGTAG
- the mxcK gene encoding myxochelin export MFS transporter MxcK, with protein MTVSPPPRREPWMLLLLAAVQFTHMMDFMIVMPLGPEFMRLFGISAASFGVLVSAYTLASAGMGLLGGLWLDRFDRKRTLLALYAGFLVATLMCGAAEGYLGLIAARTVAGGCAGLMSAVIQAIIGDLIPVERRGRAIGTVMAAYGLSAVAGVPVGLGLASQWGWRSPFWAIGVLSAGVWLGLLVLLPAVDRHLSPDRAARGSSPLAGWTPGLALGWVLTFSVVFSGFLLIPYLSPFMVGNLGLRLSDLSWMYLCGGAASLVSARGIGRLVDRHGPALVLGALLVGTMVPHLVFTHLPVSPLPVVAGVFVLFMGLTSGRAIPTMALVASRVPPALRGRYLAVNMAASDAASGLAAWASGLLIAVAPDGALEGFGFVGWIAVSVTGCALFILWMFSRRAVAASAAPA; from the coding sequence GTGACTGTTTCCCCCCCGCCGCGGCGAGAGCCCTGGATGCTCCTGCTGCTGGCCGCCGTGCAGTTCACCCACATGATGGACTTCATGATCGTCATGCCGTTGGGGCCGGAGTTCATGCGGCTGTTCGGCATCTCGGCGGCGAGCTTCGGGGTGCTGGTGTCCGCGTACACGCTGGCCTCGGCGGGGATGGGGCTGCTCGGGGGGCTGTGGCTGGATCGGTTCGACCGCAAGCGCACGCTGCTGGCGCTGTACGCGGGCTTCCTCGTCGCGACGCTGATGTGCGGCGCGGCGGAGGGGTACCTCGGGCTGATCGCGGCGAGGACGGTCGCGGGCGGCTGCGCGGGGCTGATGAGCGCGGTCATCCAGGCCATCATCGGAGACCTCATCCCCGTGGAGCGCCGGGGCCGGGCCATTGGGACGGTGATGGCGGCGTATGGCCTGAGCGCGGTGGCGGGCGTGCCAGTGGGGTTGGGACTCGCGAGCCAGTGGGGGTGGCGCTCGCCGTTCTGGGCCATTGGCGTGTTGTCGGCGGGCGTGTGGCTGGGGCTGCTCGTGCTCCTGCCGGCGGTCGATCGGCACCTGTCCCCGGATCGCGCGGCGCGGGGGAGTTCGCCCCTGGCGGGGTGGACACCCGGACTGGCGCTGGGCTGGGTGTTGACGTTCAGCGTGGTGTTCTCCGGCTTCCTGCTGATTCCCTACCTGAGCCCCTTCATGGTGGGGAACCTCGGGCTGCGGCTGTCCGACCTGTCCTGGATGTACCTGTGCGGTGGCGCGGCCTCGCTCGTGAGCGCGCGGGGAATTGGCCGCCTCGTGGATCGCCACGGCCCGGCGCTCGTGCTGGGGGCGCTGCTCGTGGGCACGATGGTGCCGCACCTGGTGTTCACGCACCTGCCCGTCTCGCCCCTGCCGGTGGTGGCGGGGGTGTTCGTCCTCTTCATGGGCCTGACCTCGGGCCGAGCCATCCCCACCATGGCCCTGGTGGCTTCCCGGGTGCCGCCCGCGCTGCGCGGCCGCTACCTCGCGGTGAACATGGCGGCGAGCGATGCCGCGTCCGGGCTCGCGGCCTGGGCGAGCGGTCTGCTCATCGCGGTGGCGCCGGACGGCGCGCTGGAGGGGTTCGGCTTCGTGGGCTGGATCGCCGTGAGCGTCACCGGCTGCGCCCTCTTCATCCTCTGGATGTTCTCCCGGCGCGCCGTGGCGGCGAGCGCCGCGCCGGCCTGA
- the rsmB gene encoding 16S rRNA (cytosine(967)-C(5))-methyltransferase RsmB, giving the protein MNARATCIQVLSRVRATDAYLNVVLDTMLSESPPADPRDAGLITELVYGATRRELALDYAITRFADRKLEALEDKVLAALRIGAYQLFYTRVPARAAVAETVQALKDVGLTRASGFANAILRKLAALPGQPLPPEDDLAEFLSVRESHPRWLVERWLRQFGRERAEAMLVANNQTPAVVIRANSAKVTRDALLEQLRETGLEVRPTAVSPVGIVLPPVGRIEDVYGYAEGLWQVQDEAAQLVGVYGDIPETARVLDACAAPGGKACHQAETHEVVATDLHANKMRKILSEARRLGLSQRLRAEVHDATEPWPETWGEFHAFVVDAPCSGLGTLRRHPELRYRRKPEDFARLAVLQRRILENCQEAVPPGGLLVYAVCTHEPQEGQDQVEMFLRSHPEWTAEPPVPREGVKLPLTQAYLRTLPGPEGWDGFFAARLRKMY; this is encoded by the coding sequence ATGAACGCACGCGCCACCTGCATCCAAGTCCTCAGCCGTGTCCGGGCCACGGACGCCTACCTCAACGTGGTGCTCGACACGATGCTGTCGGAGTCACCTCCGGCGGACCCTCGGGACGCGGGCCTCATCACGGAGCTCGTGTATGGCGCCACGCGCCGCGAGCTGGCCCTGGACTACGCCATCACCCGCTTCGCCGACCGCAAGCTGGAGGCGTTGGAGGACAAGGTCCTGGCCGCGCTGCGCATCGGCGCCTACCAGCTCTTCTACACGCGGGTGCCCGCGCGCGCGGCGGTGGCCGAGACGGTCCAGGCCCTCAAGGACGTGGGGCTCACGCGCGCCTCGGGCTTCGCCAACGCCATCCTGCGCAAGCTCGCCGCGCTGCCCGGCCAGCCCCTGCCACCGGAGGATGATCTCGCCGAGTTCCTGTCCGTGCGTGAGAGCCACCCGCGCTGGCTCGTGGAGCGCTGGCTGCGCCAGTTCGGCCGGGAGCGCGCCGAGGCGATGCTGGTGGCCAACAACCAGACGCCCGCGGTGGTCATCCGCGCGAACAGCGCGAAGGTGACGCGCGACGCGCTGCTCGAGCAACTGCGCGAGACGGGACTGGAGGTGCGTCCCACGGCGGTGTCCCCGGTGGGCATCGTCCTGCCGCCGGTGGGCCGCATCGAGGACGTGTACGGCTACGCCGAGGGCTTGTGGCAGGTGCAGGACGAGGCGGCGCAGCTCGTGGGCGTCTACGGCGACATCCCGGAGACGGCACGGGTGCTGGACGCGTGCGCGGCGCCAGGAGGCAAGGCCTGCCACCAGGCGGAGACGCACGAGGTGGTGGCCACGGATCTCCATGCGAACAAGATGCGGAAGATCCTCTCCGAGGCCCGGCGGCTGGGTCTGTCCCAGCGCCTGCGCGCGGAGGTGCACGACGCGACCGAGCCCTGGCCCGAGACGTGGGGAGAGTTCCACGCGTTCGTGGTGGACGCGCCGTGCTCGGGGTTGGGGACGCTTCGGCGGCATCCGGAGCTGCGCTACCGGCGCAAGCCCGAGGACTTCGCGCGGCTGGCGGTGTTGCAGCGGCGCATCCTGGAGAACTGCCAGGAGGCGGTGCCTCCCGGGGGACTGCTCGTGTACGCGGTGTGCACGCACGAGCCCCAGGAGGGGCAGGACCAGGTGGAGATGTTCCTGCGCAGCCACCCCGAATGGACGGCGGAGCCGCCGGTGCCGCGCGAGGGAGTGAAGCTCCCGCTCACGCAGGCGTACCTGCGCACGCTGCCGGGTCCGGAGGGCTGGGACGGCTTCTTCGCCGCGCGCCTGCGCAAGATGTACTGA
- a CDS encoding SDR family NAD(P)-dependent oxidoreductase, with translation MKLVSSSAIVTGAGQGIGLGIASRLMRDGANVLLFGRTREKVESAAEQLNREMEGRTRAVPFAGDVVRAEDVARALEVATREFGLPGILVNNAGTATLSPILDMPEADFDSVVDINLKGPFLFTQLLARALVAAKQPGSIVNISSLNQTAVTDGLAHYCASKAGLANFSKVAASELGRYGIRVNVVAPGAIRTLLAEKSGLMEGPMAREFLAHTPLGKACGEPEDVAKVVSFLCSELASWITGDTLAVDGGNHIRGIHSYADTLGLTPKVG, from the coding sequence ATGAAACTCGTATCGAGCAGTGCGATCGTCACGGGAGCGGGGCAAGGCATTGGATTGGGCATCGCCTCGCGACTCATGCGGGACGGAGCCAACGTGCTTCTCTTTGGCCGGACCCGGGAGAAGGTGGAGTCGGCCGCCGAGCAGCTCAACCGCGAGATGGAGGGGCGCACGCGCGCCGTCCCCTTCGCGGGAGACGTGGTCCGGGCGGAGGACGTGGCCCGGGCGCTCGAGGTCGCTACCCGGGAGTTCGGTCTGCCGGGCATCCTGGTGAACAACGCGGGAACGGCCACGCTCAGCCCGATCCTCGACATGCCGGAAGCGGACTTCGACAGTGTCGTGGACATCAACCTCAAGGGGCCCTTCCTGTTCACCCAGCTGCTCGCGCGGGCGCTCGTCGCGGCGAAGCAGCCCGGGTCGATCGTCAACATCTCCTCGTTGAACCAGACGGCCGTGACGGATGGGCTCGCCCACTACTGCGCCTCCAAGGCGGGGCTCGCGAACTTCTCGAAGGTCGCGGCCTCGGAGCTGGGCCGGTATGGAATCCGGGTGAATGTCGTGGCGCCCGGGGCCATCCGCACGCTCCTCGCGGAGAAATCGGGCCTCATGGAGGGGCCGATGGCGCGTGAATTCCTCGCCCATACGCCGCTGGGAAAGGCCTGTGGCGAGCCGGAGGACGTGGCGAAGGTCGTGTCGTTCCTGTGCAGTGAGCTCGCGTCGTGGATCACCGGAGACACCCTCGCCGTGGATGGGGGCAATCACATCCGGGGGATCCACAGCTACGCGGACACGCTGGGCCTCACCCCCAAGGTGGGCTGA
- the mxcL gene encoding myxochelin B biosynthesis transaminase MxcL — protein MDTHPSRHPSLPRPIVGPMQLSESNRLMAEAKKLVPGLTQTMMKKPEMFAPGAFPVYLARGQGALVEDVDGQQYIDFICGLGASSLGHNHPAVVDTIRQHLPEGLLHSLPTAWEVSAARTLVEMIPGGEQARFFKTGADATSAAVRLARIITGKEHLITVGYNGWHDHFMFDTPGVPAVLAQYTQRMPLFEEPDEAALLARIEQTGAQLAAVLLSVPFNRCLTRDFMHALRATCTKHGVLLIQDEVITGFRLARGGAQEFFDVRADFVCVSKALAAGMPLSAVVGPEKYLSRLADTQVSTTFGGELLSLAVCEAVLKETAKPGFIEHLADMGRRLATGINARAERVGSPLRVLGYDAIPLFRFSKNPVENAKLTQPFQAAMARRGILLRRDLNFICSAHTPEQIDYTVDMAEESMRECLGQGSATQAA, from the coding sequence ATGGATACGCACCCGAGCAGACACCCCTCCTTGCCCCGGCCCATCGTGGGCCCGATGCAGCTGAGCGAGTCCAACCGCCTGATGGCCGAGGCCAAGAAGCTGGTTCCCGGTCTCACGCAGACGATGATGAAGAAGCCGGAGATGTTCGCCCCCGGCGCCTTCCCCGTCTATCTCGCGCGGGGTCAGGGCGCGCTGGTGGAGGACGTGGACGGCCAGCAGTACATCGACTTCATCTGTGGGCTGGGCGCGAGCTCGCTCGGCCACAACCACCCGGCCGTGGTGGACACCATCCGCCAGCACCTGCCCGAGGGCCTGCTGCACTCGCTGCCCACGGCGTGGGAAGTGAGCGCCGCGCGCACACTCGTGGAGATGATTCCCGGCGGGGAGCAGGCGCGCTTCTTCAAGACGGGCGCGGATGCCACCTCGGCGGCGGTGAGGCTCGCGCGCATCATCACCGGCAAGGAGCACCTCATCACCGTGGGCTACAACGGCTGGCACGACCACTTCATGTTCGACACGCCGGGAGTGCCCGCGGTGCTCGCCCAGTACACCCAGCGCATGCCGCTGTTCGAGGAGCCGGACGAGGCGGCCCTGCTCGCGCGCATCGAGCAGACGGGAGCCCAGCTCGCGGCGGTGCTGCTGTCGGTGCCGTTCAACCGCTGTCTCACCCGCGACTTCATGCACGCGCTGCGCGCCACCTGCACGAAGCACGGCGTGCTGCTCATCCAGGACGAGGTCATCACCGGCTTCCGGCTGGCCCGGGGCGGCGCCCAGGAGTTCTTCGACGTGCGGGCCGACTTCGTGTGCGTGTCCAAGGCGCTCGCCGCGGGGATGCCCCTGTCGGCGGTGGTGGGTCCGGAGAAGTACCTGAGCCGGCTCGCGGACACGCAGGTGTCCACCACGTTCGGCGGTGAACTGCTGTCGCTCGCGGTGTGCGAGGCCGTGCTCAAGGAGACCGCGAAGCCGGGCTTCATCGAGCACCTGGCGGACATGGGCCGGCGCCTGGCCACCGGCATCAACGCCCGGGCCGAGCGCGTGGGCTCGCCCCTGCGCGTGCTCGGCTACGACGCCATTCCCCTCTTCCGCTTCTCCAAGAATCCCGTGGAGAACGCGAAGCTGACGCAGCCCTTCCAGGCCGCCATGGCTCGCCGTGGCATCCTCTTGCGGCGCGACCTCAACTTCATCTGCTCGGCGCACACACCGGAGCAGATCGACTACACCGTCGACATGGCCGAGGAGTCCATGCGCGAGTGTCTGGGCCAGGGCTCGGCCACCCAGGCGGCTTGA
- a CDS encoding type II 3-dehydroquinate dehydratase, with amino-acid sequence MGKRLLVLHGPNLNLLGEREGREGGRLVDLDAALKARAGELGLELTVVQSNHEGVLLDTLHAERSRVEGVVVSPASLFGSYPLRDALEAIGLPALEVYLTELGERESVVADACVATLEGEGFDSYLEALARFASGDLTGEHSDEEDEESLEDEEEDEAPVGPVKTLGRKGKTPASETALAVAPARALAGPVGGSRKSLGRKVEAPAVAASPAKTLGRKAKEARAEPSEDFLSRALVRKKIADRLSGRLSPAELATWARAQWLEVQRGGPAESGQRELLEETLQRLTLSNVPPSRLSEPELVDLMTRMDR; translated from the coding sequence ATGGGCAAGAGGCTGTTGGTGCTGCATGGGCCGAACCTGAATCTGCTGGGCGAGCGGGAAGGCCGCGAGGGAGGCCGGCTGGTGGACCTGGATGCCGCCCTGAAGGCCCGCGCCGGGGAGCTGGGCCTGGAGTTGACGGTGGTGCAGTCCAACCACGAGGGCGTCCTGCTCGACACCCTGCACGCCGAGCGCTCCCGGGTGGAGGGCGTGGTGGTGAGCCCCGCGAGCCTCTTCGGCTCCTACCCCCTGCGGGACGCGCTGGAGGCCATCGGCCTGCCCGCGTTGGAGGTGTACCTGACGGAACTCGGCGAGCGGGAGTCCGTTGTGGCCGATGCCTGTGTCGCCACCCTGGAGGGGGAGGGCTTCGACTCGTACCTGGAGGCCCTGGCGCGCTTCGCGAGCGGAGATCTCACGGGCGAGCACTCGGACGAGGAGGACGAGGAGTCGCTGGAGGACGAGGAGGAGGACGAGGCGCCCGTGGGTCCGGTGAAGACCCTGGGCCGCAAGGGGAAGACCCCGGCCTCGGAGACGGCCCTGGCCGTGGCGCCCGCTCGCGCGCTAGCGGGGCCGGTGGGGGGCTCGCGCAAGTCCTTGGGCCGCAAGGTGGAGGCTCCGGCCGTGGCCGCCTCGCCCGCGAAGACATTGGGCCGCAAGGCGAAGGAGGCCCGAGCGGAGCCCTCCGAGGACTTCCTCTCCCGTGCCCTGGTTCGTAAGAAGATCGCCGATCGGCTCTCGGGCCGCCTGTCTCCGGCAGAACTCGCCACCTGGGCGCGCGCCCAGTGGTTGGAGGTGCAGCGGGGCGGCCCGGCCGAGAGCGGCCAGCGGGAGTTGTTGGAGGAGACCCTTCAGCGCCTCACCCTGTCCAACGTTCCCCCGAGCCGGCTGTCCGAGCCGGAGCTCGTGGACCTGATGACCCGGATGGACCGATAA
- a CDS encoding LETM1 domain-containing protein, which yields MKRKVAWFSSLLERNLHRIRLEVRETGELYHLLLRAARGSTLSFEERRRVRSQLIDLAKVIPALVVFAAPGGLVLLMVLGKLLPFSLLPSAFQDPPAPPVPPVPSPAPPPEEAPPVRKAG from the coding sequence ATGAAGAGGAAGGTGGCGTGGTTCTCCTCGCTGCTGGAGCGCAACCTGCACCGGATCCGACTGGAGGTGCGGGAGACGGGAGAGCTGTACCATCTGCTGCTCAGGGCCGCGCGCGGCTCGACGCTGTCGTTCGAGGAGCGTCGGCGGGTGCGCTCGCAGCTGATCGATCTGGCCAAGGTGATTCCGGCGCTCGTGGTCTTCGCGGCGCCGGGGGGACTGGTGTTGCTGATGGTGCTGGGCAAGTTGCTGCCCTTCAGCCTGCTGCCGAGTGCGTTCCAGGATCCGCCCGCGCCACCCGTGCCGCCCGTGCCTTCCCCGGCACCACCGCCGGAGGAGGCGCCTCCGGTGCGCAAGGCGGGTTGA
- a CDS encoding signal protein: MSFDSAASARPHVLRRKYLLDAGFQARYMLRLAALGGGGVMLVGVLAWRVHQAVLEEGATPETLALGGETMLWLTGLGALAMAGVLALFGLVLTHRVAGPVYVMNLYLAALAAGRFPRMRPLRRKDELRGFFSQFSGTVDRMREREAEEARLLSEVIESLEPLATTQDAQAAIRILGSLLARKRQAIEGPTSGALKSVA; encoded by the coding sequence ATGTCCTTCGACTCCGCCGCTTCGGCGCGTCCCCACGTCCTGCGCCGCAAGTACCTGCTCGATGCCGGATTCCAGGCCCGCTACATGTTGAGGCTCGCCGCGCTCGGGGGCGGCGGGGTGATGCTCGTGGGGGTGCTGGCCTGGCGTGTGCACCAGGCCGTGCTGGAGGAGGGGGCCACGCCGGAGACGCTGGCGCTCGGCGGCGAGACGATGCTGTGGCTCACCGGCCTGGGCGCGCTGGCCATGGCGGGGGTCCTGGCCCTCTTCGGGCTCGTGCTCACGCACCGCGTCGCCGGGCCCGTGTACGTGATGAACCTCTACCTCGCGGCGCTCGCCGCCGGACGCTTCCCCCGGATGCGGCCCCTGCGGCGCAAGGACGAGCTGCGCGGCTTCTTCTCCCAGTTCAGTGGCACGGTGGACCGGATGCGTGAGCGCGAGGCCGAGGAGGCCCGGCTCCTGTCCGAGGTCATCGAGTCCCTGGAACCCCTGGCCACCACCCAGGACGCCCAGGCGGCGATCCGCATCCTGGGCTCGTTGCTGGCCCGCAAACGTCAGGCGATCGAAGGTCCCACCTCGGGGGCGTTGAAGTCCGTTGCCTGA
- a CDS encoding MFS transporter, whose amino-acid sequence MQTDIVREPAEPLAQRPLSRQDVRTLALAALGGALEFYDFIIFVFFTGVIGQLFFPPDTPDWLRQLQAFGLFAAGYLARPLGGIVMAHFGDRGGRKRMFTLSVFLMSVPTLLIGLLPTYATAGYAAPLALLGLRMLQGAAVGGEVPGAWVFVSEHVPDRRVGLACGTLTSGLTFGILLGSLVATAVNQTYTPEQVRDFGWRVPFLVGGVFGFFAVFLRRWLAETPVFEAMRQRKALVQELPLKVVLRGQRTGVVVSMLLTWVLTAGIVVVILMTPALMQKLHGFTPALTLKANSLATLCLTVGCIGFGLAVDRFGMGGVLAVGSLVLIAATYALYAGVNARPELLVALYMLAGVGVGVVGVVPTVMVRAFPAAVRFSGLSFSYNVAYAVFGGMTPLVVTLMSELTPLAPAHYVAALGGVGLCVAFFLLSAGRARFGALDAHS is encoded by the coding sequence ATGCAGACCGATATTGTCCGTGAGCCTGCGGAGCCGCTCGCGCAGCGACCCCTCTCCCGCCAGGATGTGAGGACACTCGCGCTGGCGGCATTGGGGGGCGCGCTGGAGTTCTACGACTTCATCATCTTCGTGTTCTTCACCGGAGTCATCGGCCAGCTCTTCTTCCCGCCCGATACGCCGGACTGGCTGCGGCAGTTGCAGGCGTTTGGCCTGTTCGCGGCGGGCTACCTGGCGCGGCCGCTCGGCGGCATCGTGATGGCGCACTTCGGTGATCGCGGTGGCCGCAAGCGCATGTTCACCTTGAGCGTGTTCCTGATGTCGGTGCCCACGCTGCTCATCGGCCTGTTGCCGACCTACGCCACGGCGGGGTACGCGGCGCCGCTGGCGCTCCTGGGCCTGCGCATGCTGCAGGGCGCGGCGGTGGGCGGCGAGGTGCCGGGCGCGTGGGTGTTCGTCTCCGAGCACGTGCCGGATCGGCGCGTGGGCCTGGCGTGTGGCACGCTCACCTCGGGCCTCACGTTCGGCATCCTGCTGGGCTCGCTCGTGGCCACCGCGGTCAATCAGACCTACACCCCCGAGCAGGTGCGCGACTTCGGCTGGCGGGTGCCCTTCCTGGTGGGTGGGGTGTTCGGCTTCTTCGCCGTGTTCCTGCGCCGCTGGCTGGCCGAGACGCCAGTGTTCGAGGCGATGCGTCAGCGCAAGGCGCTCGTCCAGGAGTTGCCGCTCAAGGTGGTGCTGCGGGGCCAGCGCACCGGCGTGGTGGTGTCCATGCTGCTCACCTGGGTGCTCACGGCGGGCATCGTGGTGGTCATCCTCATGACGCCCGCGCTGATGCAGAAGCTGCATGGCTTCACGCCCGCGCTCACGCTCAAGGCCAATAGCCTGGCCACGCTGTGCCTCACCGTGGGGTGCATCGGCTTCGGCCTCGCGGTGGACCGCTTCGGGATGGGCGGCGTGTTGGCCGTGGGCAGCCTCGTGCTGATCGCGGCGACCTACGCGCTCTACGCGGGCGTGAACGCGCGGCCCGAATTGCTCGTGGCCCTGTACATGCTCGCGGGCGTGGGCGTGGGCGTGGTGGGCGTGGTGCCCACCGTCATGGTGCGCGCCTTCCCCGCGGCGGTGCGCTTCTCGGGGCTCTCCTTCTCCTACAACGTGGCCTACGCCGTGTTCGGAGGGATGACGCCCCTGGTGGTGACGCTCATGTCGGAGCTCACCCCGCTGGCTCCCGCCCACTACGTGGCGGCGCTCGGGGGGGTGGGGCTGTGCGTTGCATTCTTCCTCTTGAGCGCCGGCCGCGCGCGCTTCGGCGCGTTGGACGCTCATTCGTAG